A single genomic interval of Fructobacillus americanaquae harbors:
- a CDS encoding DMT family transporter translates to MKNSSVGIWLAIIGSLFWGAAGTAAQFLFQNYNVSPQWLVGMRLLTSGFLLLAFVLFVKKEPILNIWRHKDSVMLLLAFAFLGMLPSQFTYFMAIKYGNAATATILQFTGPLFIIIFIALRQLKLPRRIDCISIIIAMIGTILLVTKGHLNALSLAPIAVFWGLLAGLSQASYTLIPKNLLSKFSSLIVVGWAMLLGSIPFIPIVSTHQLTVFNWKIALSLAFIIIFGTILSYLFYLLSLKFIEPAITGVLSAFEPLTATVLSVILLHLHLSFIEIVGAFLIILTAFLQVWPTQKFKIQKILKIAKK, encoded by the coding sequence ATGAAAAATAGTTCAGTAGGTATTTGGTTAGCAATCATTGGTTCATTATTTTGGGGTGCTGCGGGAACAGCAGCTCAGTTTTTGTTTCAAAATTATAATGTATCTCCTCAGTGGTTAGTAGGAATGAGGTTATTAACATCAGGTTTTCTACTCTTAGCATTTGTGTTATTTGTTAAAAAAGAACCTATACTAAACATTTGGCGACATAAAGACAGTGTTATGTTACTGTTGGCTTTTGCATTTTTGGGAATGCTACCATCACAATTCACATACTTTATGGCAATTAAGTATGGAAATGCTGCAACTGCTACTATTTTACAATTCACTGGGCCTCTTTTCATTATAATTTTTATTGCATTAAGACAATTAAAACTTCCCCGTAGAATAGACTGTATTTCAATTATTATTGCCATGATCGGTACAATTTTGTTGGTAACTAAAGGGCATCTAAATGCATTGTCGTTGGCTCCTATTGCAGTTTTTTGGGGACTATTGGCTGGACTTAGTCAAGCTTCATATACCTTAATTCCTAAAAATTTGTTGAGCAAGTTTAGCTCTTTAATAGTTGTAGGTTGGGCTATGCTTTTAGGGAGTATACCTTTTATTCCAATAGTCAGTACCCATCAATTAACGGTATTTAATTGGAAAATTGCTTTATCATTAGCATTTATAATTATTTTTGGAACAATTTTATCTTATTTATTTTATTTACTTAGTTTAAAATTTATTGAACCTGCTATTACTGGTGTACTAAGTGCGTTTGAGCCACTAACAGCGACGGTTCTCTCTGTAATTCTGCTTCACTTGCATCTTAGTTTCATTGAAATTGTCGGCGCTTTCTTGATTATTTTAACTGCTTTTTTACAAGTGTGGCCAACGCAAAAGTTTAAAATACAAAAAATATTAAAAATAGCAAAAAAATAG